The following are encoded in a window of Pyrenophora tritici-repentis strain M4 chromosome 6, whole genome shotgun sequence genomic DNA:
- a CDS encoding Ald, Alanine dehydrogenase, giving the protein MAFPTLHARAEAKPLEHRSCLTPTTAKKLLDAGYPVLVERSPKDPNYARIFKDDEFEEVGATLIEEGAYKTAPKDRIIIGLKELPEDKFPLEHTFVHFAHCYKQQGGWENVLARFPRGGGTLYDLEFLQDESGRRVAAFGYHAGFVGAALAIKTWAWQLTHPNGEPLPGLETFTEGRGYYNNESELITQLKEDVAAGEKIAGHKPSSLVLGALGRCGSGAVDLLEKIGCPEIKKWDLAETKERDGPYPEIVESDIFVNCIYLSKLIPPFVNKESLKSPNRRLSVVCDVSCDTTNPHNPIPIYDINTTFDKPTVEVSVEGDGPRLSVISIDHLPSALPRESSEAFSNALLPSLMALKDRATTPVWQGAEKLFQEKVQTLPGGVPAKEV; this is encoded by the exons ATGGCTTTCCCCACACTACATGCCCGTGCAGAGGCTAAACCTCTTGAACACCGCTCGTG TCTCACACCCACAACCGCAAAGAAGCTGCTCGATGCTGGCTACCCTGTCCTCGTCGAGCGCTCGCCCAAGGACCCCAACTACGCCCGTATCTTCAAAGACGACGAGTTCGAGGAGGTAGGCGCGACGCTCATCGAGGAAGGCGCATACAAGACGGCCCCCAAGGACCGCATCATCATCGGCCTAAAGGAGCTGCCAGAGGACAAGTTCCCGCTCGAGCACACATTCGTACACTTTGCACATTGCTACAAGCAGCAAGGCGGATGGGAAAACGTATTGGCGAGGTTCCCCCGTGGCGGTGGCACATTGTATGACCTCGAGTTCCTGCAAGATGAGTCAGGCAGGCGCGTTGCTGCCTTTGGCTACCACGCCGGTTTCGTCGGCGCTGCTCTTGCCATCAAG ACATGGGCTTGGCAACTCACCCATCCCAACGGCGAGCCCCTTCCTGGTCTAGAGACCTTCACTGAGGGACGCGGCTACTACAACAACGAGAGCGAGTTGATTacccaactcaaggaagaTGTCGCAGCCGGCGAAAAGATCGCAGGACACAAGCCCAGCAGTCTGGTGCTAGGTGCTCTCGGCCGCTGCGGCTCTGGTGCCGTCGACCTCCTTGAGAAGATTGGCTGCCCTGAGATCAAGAAGTGGGATCTTGCCGAGACCAAGGAGCGCGACGGCCCATACCCCGAAATTGTCGAATCTGACATCTTCGTCAACTGCATCTACCTTTCCAAGCTCATCCCGCCTTTTGTCAACAAGGAGAGTCTCAAGTCGCCAAACCGCAGACTCAGCGTCGTTTGCGATGTCAGCTGTGACACTACTAACCCTCATAACCCCATTCCCATCTACGATATCAACACCACCTTTGACAAGCCCACAGTTGAGGTTTCTGTCGAGGGTGACGGTCCTAGACTATCTGTCATCTCCATTGACCACCTTCCCTCTGCGTTGCCTCGTGAGTCTTCAGAAGCCTTTAGCAACGCTCTGCTGCCTAGCTTGATGGCTCTGAAGGACCGCGCGACAACGCCTGTGTGGCAGGGTGCTGAGAAGCTCTTCCAAGAGAAGGTTCAGACGCTGCCGGGTGGTGTCCCCGCAAAGGAGGTATAG